The following coding sequences lie in one Bacteroidota bacterium genomic window:
- a CDS encoding helix-turn-helix domain-containing protein, translated as MTEILFNTMDVSKMLQVDKSTVKRWTDEGKLKCFRTPGGHRKFRAEDLYQFMSEYNYGISPINLYPQFASDDAIVRRIIAKKEFNVLANVCFSASINGRKDELVRLFSEVYKNGLTLPSLFDELLRPTLKRIYDLNISGKLSTGEMQLAYNALSNAIVLLTDIIAKPASTGKRAICAAIEGENRDIELKALAVLLESEGYEVLNLGAGSSTETISQLVSSRHPQYVFLFAFHFADGASFVKHHAAIAEAAKACGAKLIVGGNAYTIKDSAIEGAVTFDKYCGSFKDFADVQHETISAPSTTNAEKRN; from the coding sequence ATGACTGAGATACTCTTTAATACGATGGATGTTTCGAAAATGCTTCAGGTCGACAAGTCGACGGTGAAGCGTTGGACAGACGAAGGCAAATTGAAATGCTTTCGTACGCCTGGAGGCCATCGAAAATTCCGCGCTGAGGACCTTTATCAGTTTATGTCCGAGTACAACTACGGAATTTCTCCGATCAACTTGTATCCGCAGTTCGCAAGCGACGATGCGATCGTCCGGCGGATCATTGCCAAAAAGGAATTCAACGTGCTGGCAAACGTCTGCTTCTCCGCTTCGATCAACGGGCGCAAGGATGAGCTCGTGCGATTATTTTCCGAAGTATACAAAAATGGTTTGACCCTTCCATCGCTGTTCGATGAACTCCTTCGTCCGACCTTGAAACGCATCTACGACCTTAACATCTCGGGAAAACTTTCCACCGGCGAAATGCAGCTTGCCTACAATGCACTCTCGAACGCCATTGTGCTCCTCACCGACATCATCGCGAAGCCGGCATCGACCGGGAAGCGCGCGATCTGTGCAGCAATCGAAGGGGAGAACCGCGACATCGAGCTGAAAGCGCTCGCGGTCCTTCTCGAAAGCGAAGGGTACGAGGTCCTGAATCTCGGAGCCGGATCGTCCACCGAAACGATCAGCCAATTGGTCTCAAGCCGGCATCCGCAATACGTCTTCCTCTTCGCATTTCATTTTGCCGACGGCGCATCGTTCGTGAAACATCATGCTGCCATCGCGGAAGCGGCCAAAGCGTGCGGCGCAAAACTTATCGTCGGAGGCAATGCATACACGATAAAGGACAGTGCGATAGAAGGGGCGGTCACGTTCGATAAGTACTGCGGTTCGTTCAAAGACTTTGCCGATGTTCAACACGAAACTATCTCAGCGCCGTCAACAACGAACGCTGAAAAGAGAAATTAA
- a CDS encoding fibronectin type III domain-containing protein, translating into MTRTTGIIYSSDSATGNAFPAWRNNTAGNSNQDDNRSYPVNIGFDFWYDGVRYTQFSASTNGFMDLSSATFDGGPASRPYGPYDADLSTNSQSGGTVLGIAPLYYDLTTQGEVDPLGNSIKYLTTGTAPNRVLTVEWLNMSEWPNHSSNTNFQVKLFESTGVIEFLYGSMSPGSGFTWSYTLGINGPSLSNTPAASELLIQQTQNTTTFNNTVQNSLATLPASYSMLTFTPPTPADPTNLTFTSVQLTSMNLNWTDNANNEVGYVIYRSDDGGATYNFIHQLAANSTSSTETGLLAGTTYYWKVYAVTEGRLSNALAGSQTTSPAPNVISAQTGPWNTGSTWIGGIVPASTANVIIADNTTVTLDGSNTANSVTVGQGGSGATLIIGNSATARALTVNGSITVNSGASLAVNSAFSQTAHQINVSGDILNSGTFNMETGPASRCVVVFNRNGAQNIEGGGTTRFGKITLNMGSSSSNILDVSATNFVDTVANFLTLSNGTFRLSTGATITPFQGNVAIPMSAGLWLYSNSPAVTIQDSLIVAGSLRVSSGTLTIGNAADARLMSDGGTFTIEGGTLNIAGRFAPYNGFTTTSFTMSGGVLNVPTIGSTSTTDAPFSMTVAGSYFEMTGGTIIIKHSGGSHLGFLNTGGSTYSVTGGTLQIGDASTSSSDTIAVKTISPVYNLLAAGTTPTVTARLDTSLTVKNNITINLGNSLNANTFNISVAGLWSDAGTFAPSTAAAIFNGTSAQTISKTSSAETFNKLTINNSASVSLAASTNATVADSFQILQGTFAVASNTLTLNGGVASSGTLTSNAAGTVSYNKSSAGQSVIAANYGNLIFSNFTKTLPSSGTVGIASAFTPGTAAGHTITGSTVDFNGSGAQTIPWFLFNNLNVSTSGTKTLSVSTADTVLGNFTINSGAIFADGGFSLRVAKNVTNNNAHTGSGNITLIAGSAAHSLSGTGTYTNLILNDANGATLSNNLTVNGVLTFTNGIITTSAVDTVIISAGASVSRTSGHVNGNLEKNFSTGSNVLRLFEIGDAATFAPDTITFASVTAAGNLTCSVTAGDNPTIASSGVDPNHSVNRYWTISNNGIAFTTYKATFDFTAGDIDAGSTTGTFIVGKLDAAWSLTGVGTRTGTSTQATGMNSIYASGSSFVIGNVATTATNSYRSVATGNWNATATWQRYNGTSWVAAAAVPDSTVQSIELQSPYTVTMTASTNADQLQIDAGATLVINSGQTFTLHDGAGTDLTTLGTLTNSGTITQGTATITVASGGVYTHNTNSTANIKATWDPNSTCQFTGVTNGTPANFAQTFGHFTWNCASQTATISIAGVLTTIAGNFTMTSTGTGELDLAATQSQTTTIGGNYSQTGGTFGLSTGNGAPTVSIAGNFSMSGGTLRMKGTAAGGNFSGVSTMNVGGNFSFTSGTISRKSTNTGGKGLIVFNGTGIQSYTSGGTIATTDSIGFTVNSGATLYVGTSSIIGGGTFTLSSGAVLGIGSTNGITASGATGNVQTTGRAYNTGASYVYNGSSLQSTGNGLPATVNKLTINNGAGVNLTNATQTDSLYLTSGTFNVNAAVTLTINNLVVVGAGSLTSAATGTVNYSKPSNGQSLIIGSYGNLTFSNFSKIFPSSGTLSIAGTFTQGTGTGHVVAGSTVAFNGTSSQVIPAFAFNNLTTSGSWKGLGGAVSVAGNLTITSGVLSDSSFILTVNGNIANSAVHKSGSGEIYLSGGASAHVVSGGGTFANVELNDGYGITTSGNLNVGGTLTLTRGIITTAADSVVIVSGGAVSRAVTGLPRHVYGNLKMYVATGSPVTLTMHVGDASTYAPIGLTFASVSAAGYIVASTVGSEHPALKISGIDQTSDANRYWTIADLGTTFTTYALTLNFASSDLDPTANTSYFFIRRYSSPLWYGTNTSARTSSSTQSVGLGPTDFGDFAVGQVQGYFRWTGIGGDTKWSTAANWSLNSVPTSMNDVVLDTTAIINSVTATDSCRSLTISNSGIQLSVTTGTLTVAGNLSMSAGSLFTQTAFPSITGTISLTGGKVGFNGTGAQTIPAYSYYDLSTSGAHTTNNLTLAPGTISVADSFTNSATFTTGSWVNTGNTFIYNGSAAQLVGAIMYNNLSIINARGSNNITFSASDTVHIAGTLTASATFSSNYGYVLTGTIFDYNGAGSQTVPCMAYNSLRISGARSTNTLTLSSTDTIHVAGTFSPAATFSGTGGYQSAGTVFEYNGAAAQNIAAFTYNNLVLTNGGASAKTFTGTDSVKGNLVINNGATGAGGTGTVVLFGNWTNNGSFTPSNSVVEFGGVPSAAISGATAFSTLNVNKHDSATAVTLNNNINVGTLNMLYGTMQTGANSVTITTARTGNGLVLGTVTRTQAFALSTAYAFEGPNTLITFTAGSVPSSVTVTVSQTAPSNTIMMPVNRSVTISNTGGSFTATVRLHYENIETNSLDETLLKLWEYTGGAWVNMGGTSHDSVNNYVETTGITSFSPSWAIGASASSKTFVDLSGGGPKVGDTLAYTVTVFNPYKITKSSVTVSDPLPANFILVPGSISNSGSVSGQVLTGKNLEGGTITWPAFSLAGDGSLTRTFRVCSDSTIGSSQTITNTAQINYGGSASEYVSVPVTIANLPNLAIANSVNNPNPIPGNVLTYTISIKNNGTANATNITLNTAVPANTTFNANAYGAGMGVQVNGVAMTNAADADAVTVSGTSITVTIASIAAGATTQIVYQTTVN; encoded by the coding sequence GTGACCCGTACGACCGGGATTATCTACTCGTCGGACTCGGCAACGGGGAATGCCTTCCCGGCTTGGAGGAACAATACTGCAGGCAATTCAAATCAGGACGATAACCGGAGCTATCCTGTCAACATCGGCTTTGATTTTTGGTATGACGGCGTCCGCTATACCCAATTCAGCGCATCAACAAACGGTTTTATGGACCTGTCTTCGGCGACATTTGACGGAGGTCCAGCTTCCCGTCCGTACGGCCCATATGACGCGGACTTGAGCACTAATTCACAATCCGGAGGAACGGTCCTCGGTATCGCCCCTCTCTATTATGATCTCACAACTCAGGGGGAAGTCGACCCGCTCGGAAACAGCATTAAATACCTTACGACCGGGACCGCTCCCAACAGAGTGTTGACGGTCGAATGGCTCAACATGTCCGAGTGGCCTAATCACAGCTCGAATACGAATTTTCAGGTGAAGCTGTTCGAATCGACCGGAGTCATAGAATTCCTGTACGGGTCGATGAGCCCCGGTAGCGGCTTCACCTGGTCATACACCCTCGGTATCAACGGCCCAAGTTTGAGCAACACGCCGGCGGCATCGGAATTACTGATTCAACAAACCCAGAACACGACGACGTTCAATAACACTGTTCAAAACAGCCTGGCGACTCTCCCAGCTTCGTATTCTATGCTCACGTTCACCCCGCCGACGCCGGCCGATCCGACCAACCTCACATTCACGAGCGTGCAGCTTACGTCGATGAATTTGAATTGGACGGACAATGCCAACAACGAAGTCGGATACGTGATCTATCGCTCCGATGACGGCGGTGCGACGTATAACTTTATCCACCAACTTGCTGCAAACTCCACATCATCGACGGAGACAGGCCTGCTTGCGGGGACGACGTATTACTGGAAAGTGTACGCCGTAACGGAGGGGAGACTCAGTAACGCGCTGGCAGGAAGTCAGACGACCAGCCCGGCGCCGAATGTGATCTCGGCGCAGACCGGTCCGTGGAATACCGGATCGACATGGATTGGCGGCATCGTGCCGGCGTCAACCGCAAATGTGATCATCGCCGATAATACGACAGTCACACTTGACGGCAGCAACACGGCGAACAGCGTAACTGTCGGACAAGGAGGCAGCGGCGCCACATTGATTATCGGCAACAGTGCGACAGCGCGGGCGCTGACGGTCAACGGTTCGATCACGGTCAATTCGGGGGCTTCCCTCGCCGTGAACAGCGCTTTTTCGCAAACTGCACATCAAATCAATGTCTCGGGAGACATCCTGAACTCCGGAACATTCAATATGGAAACAGGCCCGGCGAGCCGGTGCGTCGTTGTGTTCAACAGGAACGGCGCTCAAAATATTGAGGGGGGAGGGACGACCCGCTTCGGAAAGATCACGCTGAATATGGGTTCATCAAGCTCGAATATTCTCGACGTTTCGGCCACGAATTTCGTGGACACTGTTGCAAACTTTTTGACGTTGTCGAACGGAACATTCAGGCTTTCAACGGGAGCTACCATCACTCCATTCCAGGGAAATGTCGCGATTCCGATGTCGGCGGGGTTATGGCTCTACAGCAATTCGCCGGCGGTGACGATCCAGGACAGCCTCATCGTCGCCGGTTCGCTGCGCGTCAGCAGCGGTACATTGACGATCGGCAACGCAGCGGATGCACGGCTGATGTCCGACGGCGGTACGTTTACGATCGAGGGAGGTACGTTAAACATTGCCGGAAGGTTTGCTCCCTATAATGGCTTCACGACGACAAGCTTTACGATGTCCGGCGGGGTGTTGAATGTCCCGACCATCGGATCGACCAGCACAACGGATGCGCCGTTCTCGATGACCGTCGCAGGCTCGTATTTCGAGATGACCGGCGGAACGATCATCATCAAACACTCCGGCGGCTCGCACCTTGGGTTCCTCAACACGGGGGGGTCGACGTATTCAGTGACCGGCGGTACCCTCCAGATCGGGGATGCTTCAACGTCGAGCAGCGATACCATTGCTGTGAAAACTATTTCCCCCGTCTACAATTTGCTTGCTGCAGGAACAACGCCAACGGTGACCGCGAGGCTTGACACTTCGCTGACCGTGAAAAATAATATCACCATCAATTTGGGAAACTCCCTAAACGCCAACACCTTCAACATCAGCGTTGCCGGTCTATGGAGCGATGCCGGAACGTTCGCCCCTTCGACCGCCGCGGCGATTTTTAACGGAACATCTGCCCAGACCATCAGCAAGACATCGAGCGCGGAAACCTTCAATAAGCTGACGATAAACAATTCTGCTTCCGTGTCCCTCGCAGCAAGCACGAACGCGACGGTCGCAGATTCTTTCCAGATCTTGCAGGGGACATTTGCGGTCGCCTCAAACACGCTGACGCTGAACGGCGGCGTCGCCAGCAGCGGCACGCTGACGTCCAACGCCGCCGGAACTGTTTCCTATAACAAAAGCTCGGCCGGACAATCGGTGATCGCAGCGAATTACGGGAACCTGATATTCAGCAATTTTACAAAAACGCTTCCATCCAGCGGAACTGTTGGGATCGCCAGCGCTTTTACACCCGGTACTGCCGCAGGGCATACAATTACCGGAAGCACGGTGGATTTCAACGGCTCGGGTGCGCAAACCATACCATGGTTCCTGTTCAATAATCTGAACGTCAGCACCAGCGGGACCAAAACACTGTCTGTGTCGACCGCAGATACCGTCTTAGGAAACTTCACGATCAATTCCGGAGCGATATTTGCCGACGGCGGTTTCAGTCTTCGGGTAGCTAAGAATGTTACAAACAATAATGCGCATACGGGATCCGGCAATATCACTCTCATTGCGGGGTCCGCTGCACATTCGTTGTCAGGGACGGGAACTTATACCAACCTAATCCTCAATGATGCAAACGGCGCGACGCTCTCGAATAACCTGACGGTGAACGGAGTATTGACGTTTACAAACGGCATCATCACCACTTCCGCCGTGGATACGGTAATCATTTCGGCCGGAGCGAGCGTCAGCAGGACAAGCGGCCATGTCAACGGCAATCTCGAAAAGAATTTTTCGACGGGAAGTAATGTCCTTCGTTTGTTCGAGATCGGCGACGCTGCGACTTTCGCTCCGGACACAATTACTTTTGCCTCGGTGACCGCTGCCGGTAATCTTACCTGTTCGGTCACGGCGGGGGATAATCCCACAATAGCGAGTTCCGGCGTCGACCCGAATCACAGCGTGAACCGGTATTGGACGATCTCGAACAACGGCATCGCGTTCACGACCTACAAGGCGACATTCGATTTCACGGCGGGCGATATCGATGCGGGCTCTACAACGGGAACGTTTATTGTCGGAAAACTCGACGCAGCGTGGAGCCTCACCGGGGTCGGGACGAGAACGGGGACGTCCACTCAAGCAACAGGGATGAACAGCATCTATGCGTCAGGATCATCTTTTGTAATAGGAAACGTCGCCACGACGGCAACGAACTCCTACAGGTCGGTTGCAACGGGAAACTGGAATGCCACAGCAACATGGCAGAGATATAATGGTACTTCTTGGGTTGCCGCTGCCGCTGTACCGGACAGTACCGTTCAATCGATAGAACTGCAAAGCCCGTACACGGTCACGATGACGGCGAGCACGAATGCGGATCAGTTGCAGATCGATGCCGGCGCGACGCTGGTGATCAACAGCGGCCAAACGTTCACACTGCATGACGGGGCTGGCACAGACCTTACGACCCTCGGAACGCTGACAAACTCCGGAACCATTACACAGGGAACGGCGACGATCACCGTGGCCAGCGGCGGCGTGTACACGCACAACACCAACAGCACAGCGAATATCAAAGCCACCTGGGATCCAAATTCCACCTGCCAATTCACAGGAGTTACGAACGGTACTCCGGCAAATTTTGCACAGACCTTCGGACACTTCACCTGGAATTGTGCGAGTCAAACTGCAACGATCAGCATAGCGGGGGTTCTGACGACGATCGCAGGCAATTTTACTATGACGTCAACTGGAACGGGCGAGCTGGATCTTGCTGCCACACAGAGTCAGACCACAACGATCGGAGGAAATTATTCCCAAACCGGGGGCACTTTCGGGCTCTCTACCGGGAACGGGGCCCCGACGGTTAGCATCGCAGGAAATTTCTCGATGAGCGGCGGTACTCTCCGGATGAAGGGAACGGCGGCTGGCGGTAATTTTAGCGGCGTGTCGACGATGAACGTGGGCGGGAATTTTTCCTTCACTTCCGGAACGATCAGCAGAAAGTCAACGAACACGGGCGGCAAAGGATTGATCGTTTTTAATGGGACCGGTATACAGAGCTATACCTCAGGCGGAACGATCGCAACCACCGACAGCATTGGGTTTACCGTCAACAGCGGCGCTACGCTTTATGTCGGCACAAGCAGCATTATCGGAGGAGGGACCTTTACACTATCGAGCGGCGCGGTTCTCGGAATTGGTTCGACCAATGGGATAACTGCGAGCGGAGCGACCGGCAACGTCCAGACGACCGGCAGAGCATACAACACGGGAGCCAGCTACGTCTACAACGGTTCATCCCTACAAAGCACCGGCAATGGTCTCCCCGCCACCGTGAATAAGCTGACGATCAATAATGGGGCGGGCGTCAACCTGACCAACGCGACTCAGACCGACTCGCTGTATTTGACGTCCGGTACGTTCAACGTTAATGCCGCTGTGACCCTTACGATCAACAATCTTGTCGTCGTCGGGGCCGGATCGCTCACAAGCGCGGCAACGGGGACGGTGAATTATAGCAAGCCATCAAACGGCCAAAGCTTGATCATCGGCAGTTACGGAAATCTGACGTTCAGTAATTTTTCAAAGATATTTCCATCCTCTGGGACTCTCTCCATTGCCGGAACATTTACTCAAGGGACGGGAACGGGACACGTGGTTGCCGGCAGCACCGTGGCGTTTAACGGAACATCAAGCCAGGTGATCCCGGCGTTCGCATTCAATAACCTGACAACGAGCGGGAGTTGGAAGGGGCTGGGCGGAGCTGTGTCGGTCGCGGGCAATTTGACCATCACGTCGGGGGTCCTCTCGGACAGCAGCTTCATTCTTACTGTGAACGGAAACATCGCGAATAGTGCCGTTCACAAGAGTGGATCGGGGGAGATCTATTTGAGCGGCGGCGCGTCCGCGCACGTAGTATCGGGCGGCGGGACATTCGCGAATGTGGAACTGAATGACGGATATGGGATCACGACATCAGGAAATCTGAATGTCGGCGGCACGCTGACGCTGACACGCGGCATTATTACTACGGCTGCCGACTCCGTGGTGATCGTTTCCGGCGGAGCCGTCAGCCGGGCAGTCACCGGTCTGCCGAGGCATGTGTACGGGAATCTGAAAATGTATGTTGCGACAGGGTCTCCCGTCACGCTGACCATGCATGTCGGCGATGCTTCCACGTACGCGCCGATCGGACTGACGTTTGCCTCCGTTTCAGCTGCAGGGTACATCGTCGCATCCACGGTCGGCAGCGAACATCCAGCATTAAAGATTTCGGGCATTGATCAAACAAGCGATGCAAACCGGTACTGGACGATCGCCGATCTGGGAACGACCTTCACAACGTATGCTCTTACACTCAACTTCGCATCGTCAGACCTCGACCCGACGGCAAACACAAGCTACTTCTTTATTCGAAGATACAGTTCGCCTCTCTGGTACGGTACAAATACTTCTGCCAGAACGTCTTCAAGCACTCAATCAGTCGGGCTGGGACCGACAGACTTCGGCGATTTCGCTGTGGGCCAGGTCCAAGGATATTTCCGCTGGACGGGGATCGGCGGGGACACGAAATGGAGCACCGCGGCAAACTGGAGCCTGAACAGCGTGCCCACATCGATGAACGATGTGGTGCTCGATACTACTGCGATCATTAACAGCGTCACTGCAACCGACTCGTGCCGAAGTTTAACGATATCGAACAGCGGAATTCAACTCTCGGTGACCACAGGAACGCTGACCGTGGCCGGCAATTTGTCAATGTCCGCGGGAAGTCTTTTTACGCAAACCGCCTTTCCGTCGATTACGGGTACGATATCGTTGACGGGGGGAAAGGTGGGTTTCAACGGAACGGGCGCGCAAACGATCCCTGCGTACAGTTATTATGACCTCTCGACAAGCGGCGCCCATACGACCAACAATCTAACCCTGGCCCCCGGGACAATTTCGGTTGCCGACAGCTTTACAAATTCAGCGACGTTCACGACAGGCTCATGGGTCAATACCGGAAATACGTTCATATACAACGGCTCGGCAGCTCAGCTCGTTGGAGCGATCATGTACAACAATCTTTCGATCATCAACGCACGCGGTTCAAACAATATCACGTTCTCGGCTTCGGACACGGTTCATATCGCGGGAACGTTAACGGCCTCTGCAACCTTCAGCAGCAATTATGGGTACGTCCTTACAGGTACAATTTTCGACTACAACGGCGCCGGATCGCAGACCGTCCCATGCATGGCCTACAACTCGCTTCGCATCAGCGGCGCGCGGAGCACAAACACATTGACCCTTTCTTCAACGGACACAATTCATGTTGCAGGCACATTCAGCCCGGCTGCGACCTTCTCCGGCACCGGGGGCTATCAATCCGCCGGAACGGTCTTCGAATATAACGGTGCGGCGGCGCAGAATATCGCCGCATTTACCTATAACAATCTCGTATTGACGAACGGCGGCGCTTCGGCAAAAACATTCACGGGAACAGACAGCGTCAAGGGAAATCTGGTCATTAACAACGGCGCGACCGGGGCGGGGGGAACCGGAACGGTTGTTCTCTTCGGGAATTGGACAAATAACGGATCGTTCACCCCATCGAACTCTGTTGTGGAATTTGGGGGCGTTCCTTCGGCGGCGATCAGCGGTGCAACGGCCTTCTCCACATTGAACGTCAATAAACATGATTCTGCAACCGCTGTCACGTTGAATAACAACATAAATGTCGGTACCTTGAACATGTTGTATGGCACGATGCAGACCGGAGCAAATTCCGTGACAATAACAACGGCCAGAACGGGGAACGGACTTGTTCTGGGTACCGTTACGCGGACACAGGCCTTTGCATTGTCGACCGCGTATGCATTTGAAGGACCAAATACGTTGATTACATTTACAGCCGGCTCGGTTCCTAGTTCTGTGACCGTGACAGTTTCCCAGACAGCTCCGTCAAATACGATCATGATGCCGGTGAACCGGTCGGTGACTATTTCAAACACCGGCGGAAGTTTTACCGCAACCGTTCGTCTGCATTATGAAAATATTGAAACGAACAGCCTCGACGAGACATTGTTGAAATTGTGGGAATACACGGGCGGTGCATGGGTGAATATGGGAGGCACGAGCCATGACTCCGTTAACAATTATGTCGAAACAACGGGGATCACGTCTTTCAGCCCTTCCTGGGCCATCGGGGCGAGCGCTTCTTCGAAAACGTTCGTTGACCTGAGCGGGGGAGGTCCGAAAGTCGGCGATACGCTTGCCTATACTGTCACTGTTTTCAACCCATACAAAATTACCAAGTCGAGCGTTACCGTCAGCGATCCGCTGCCGGCGAATTTCATTCTCGTCCCCGGGAGCATCAGCAACAGCGGCTCCGTGTCCGGACAGGTGCTGACGGGAAAGAACCTTGAAGGGGGTACGATCACATGGCCGGCGTTTTCGCTTGCAGGCGACGGATCTCTTACGAGGACATTCCGGGTCTGTTCTGATTCTACTATCGGTTCCTCGCAGACGATCACCAATACGGCACAGATCAACTATGGAGGAAGCGCGAGTGAATACGTTTCAGTCCCGGTGACGATCGCGAACCTCCCAAATCTCGCGATTGCTAATTCCGTGAACAACCCGAACCCGATCCCGGGAAACGTTCTGACCTACACGATATCGATAAAGAACAATGGAACGGCGAACGCGACAAACATAACGCTGAACACCGCCGTCCCGGCCAACACGACATTTAATGCCAATGCATATGGTGCCGGCATGGGGGTGCAGGTGAACGGAGTGGCGATGACAAACGCGGCAGACGCCGACGCCGTCACGGTAAGCGGCACGTCGATCACGGTAACGATCGCATCTATTGCTGCCGGTGCAACGACTCAGATAGTTTATCAAACGACCGTCAATTAG
- a CDS encoding DUF11 domain-containing protein — MKYILSFIAALFLVISESQLQAQTSQLKMGDYTITAAVSPKKEAGAVAFVSAAFPKAAKGMKGFGFFYARNENALSDVVLEIADAGTKTIIKNITASDLAGASKTETQNKGGRNVATYQFGAGADGLELQVSTELVNDDTAPLGKKVVITYKVRLAKDSQVNAVLRLKTDGSAQKVGTAGFSASRMENGSATYPAIIMTSLNPVNVDVAPRSGDIQQVSVQTMNVASKAKTWATLFSFEAVGTTVNDAGKASEQAARIASRIESKEAKPDLVIFNTASPINTVPGDTVTYTISYCNIGNALAQDAEITNPVADGVTLIEKSVESKDAVVTIDRKPATSADAGAPSLVRWKITKKIMPGEEGTLTMKVVVR; from the coding sequence ATGAAGTATATTCTTTCTTTTATCGCAGCATTGTTCCTTGTGATTTCTGAATCGCAGCTCCAGGCTCAGACATCGCAATTGAAAATGGGAGACTACACGATCACCGCCGCTGTTTCTCCAAAAAAGGAGGCGGGAGCCGTCGCTTTTGTGAGCGCGGCCTTCCCGAAAGCGGCCAAAGGGATGAAAGGGTTTGGCTTCTTTTATGCCCGGAATGAAAACGCCCTGTCCGACGTCGTCCTTGAAATTGCCGATGCGGGAACAAAGACGATCATAAAAAATATCACGGCTTCGGACCTTGCCGGAGCTTCGAAGACCGAGACGCAAAACAAAGGGGGGAGAAACGTCGCGACGTACCAATTCGGCGCCGGCGCCGACGGGTTAGAATTGCAGGTCTCTACCGAGCTGGTCAACGACGACACTGCACCTCTCGGAAAGAAAGTTGTTATCACCTACAAAGTGAGGCTTGCGAAAGATTCCCAGGTGAATGCCGTACTTCGTTTGAAGACCGACGGCAGCGCCCAGAAGGTCGGCACCGCCGGATTTTCTGCGAGCAGAATGGAAAACGGTTCCGCAACCTATCCTGCGATCATCATGACCTCCTTGAATCCTGTCAACGTCGATGTCGCTCCCCGTTCGGGGGACATTCAACAGGTCTCTGTCCAGACAATGAACGTTGCTTCGAAAGCCAAAACATGGGCGACGCTGTTTTCATTCGAGGCGGTCGGCACAACTGTGAACGATGCCGGCAAAGCTTCGGAACAAGCGGCCAGGATCGCATCGAGAATCGAGTCGAAAGAAGCGAAGCCTGACCTCGTTATCTTTAATACGGCATCTCCTATCAATACCGTTCCGGGAGATACTGTCACGTACACTATTTCCTATTGTAACATCGGCAATGCGCTGGCGCAGGACGCTGAAATTACGAATCCGGTGGCCGACGGCGTCACCCTGATCGAGAAGTCCGTAGAATCAAAGGATGCTGTGGTCACCATCGACCGTAAACCGGCAACCTCTGCCGATGCTGGCGCCCCGTCGCTGGTCCGTTGGAAGATCACAAAGAAAATCATGCCTGGAGAGGAAGGGACGCTGACAATGAAGGTCGTCGTCCGATAA
- a CDS encoding class IV adenylate cyclase, translated as MPINLELKAKITSPNRVLRMLRSIGNPAEELAQTDTYFRVKQGRLKLRDVGERDGQLIFYERNEEKGERWSKYTILRVSRMKEMKDVLTKAFGVDVVVKKSRQVYIYKRIARIHIDRVAGLGRFIEFEVIHKGDRKGSLQLYRELRKMFHIERRDIVRCSYADLIRKRTPRESF; from the coding sequence ATGCCGATAAACCTCGAATTAAAGGCGAAAATTACATCCCCAAACAGGGTGCTCCGGATGCTTCGCTCCATTGGAAATCCTGCTGAAGAACTTGCTCAAACGGATACCTATTTTCGTGTAAAACAGGGGCGATTAAAGCTTCGCGATGTTGGCGAAAGAGACGGTCAACTGATATTTTACGAAAGGAATGAGGAAAAAGGGGAAAGGTGGTCAAAGTACACGATTCTCAGAGTCTCGCGCATGAAAGAAATGAAAGATGTTCTAACAAAAGCGTTTGGCGTAGACGTTGTTGTAAAAAAGAGCCGGCAGGTATATATCTATAAGAGGATAGCGAGAATTCATATTGATAGAGTTGCCGGCCTTGGGAGATTTATAGAGTTTGAAGTGATCCATAAGGGGGATAGGAAGGGGTCTCTGCAACTTTATAGAGAGCTCCGCAAAATGTTCCACATAGAACGCCGCGACATAGTCCGTTGTTCGTACGCGGATTTAATAAGGAAGAGGACCCCAAGGGAGTCATTTTGA